Part of the Gramella sp. Hel_I_59 genome, ATTTAGAGTCGCCGCAAGCTGTTAGACCTAAGAGCATCGTAAATAATCCGATAACTGTATATTTAGATAGATTTTTCATTTGTTATTGTTTGAAATATTGAAGTTCGAAAACTGATTTTAAATAATTGTCGAGAGCGTCCAATGCATCCATTTCCGTCTGAATGGCATCCCGTATGATTTGCGTGAACGCTGCATAGTCCACCGCCCCTTCTTTATAGGCGAGCAATGCACCTTTACGTTGTTCTTCTGCAAGTGGTAAGGCTTTATCACTATAAAAAGCCCAAGAACTTTCCCATTTTTGATAAGCTTGTATTGCCTGCTGATATTCAGATTGTAATTGCCGTTTTGTAAAATCTGCATTTGCTCTCGCAATTTCGTTATCTATTTTAGAGGCTTTTGCTTGGCTACGCACCACGCCTGAAAAAAGAGGAATGGAAATACCTGCCTGATAACTATAAAACCCATTATTGCCGTTTACTCTTTGAAGTCCGCCCTGTAAGTTGAAATTGGGCATCAAATCGGAACGCGCTGCTTCATAGTTAGCTTCTGCTTCATTAATGCGCTTTTGCGAAAGTTGTAGTTCAGGATGTTTGCCGAAATCGGTGTCCATTCCCAATATGGCAACCTCACTACCTTCTAAAGTTTCAGGAACGGAATAATACGTGTCTGATACCAACCAAAGATTCAATTTTTGCAGGGCAATGGCATAATCACTTTCTACCTGTTGCAATTTGTTACTGATTTGCAAGGCTTGATTTGTGGCCGATGAATATTCCAGTCTTGAAATAGCTTCCACCTCAAAGTTGAGTTGAATGGCCTTTTCAAATTGTGAATAGATGGAATCCAGTTCACGGTACAATTCAAATTTCTGTCGTTGTTGATAAGCTTGCGACCAAGCCTTTTTAACTTCCCGTTCTACCTGAAGTTCAGAAAGCTCAAGAGCTGTTTCCGCTAAAGCGATACGCTGTTTTTGCAAACGCTTTTTAGCACCTATACCGAATAGGTTGATATTCTGCTGTCCTAAACCAACCAAAGTGTAAATACCCTGACTATCCGAAATTTCCTCGCCACCCGTAAACACTTGAGTATTTCCAAAATCGTAAGCTGTACCCTTTTGCACAGTTTGTCTTTGAATTTCCAACTGTTTCGTTTTCAAGAGCGGATAGTTTTTCTTAGAAACTTCTACCGCTTTTTCCAATGATATAACTGGCAGGGAATTATTCTGAGGAACTTCTTGTGCCTTAGCGAAAGTAGATGTAAACAGTAAACAGACTACCGCAGTTGCAGTAACGAATTTTGGATTGACTTTCATCTTACGTTCCGAGCGTTTCTCGACCCATTGATAAAAAATAGGAAGAATAAAAAGTGTCAAGAGCGTCGAAGTTAGCAATCCACCAATGACAACGGTAGCTAATGGTCGCTGTACTTCAGCCCCAGCCGATGCTGAAATGGCCATTGGAAGAAACCCTAATATATCGGTCAAGGCCGTTAGCATAATAGGACGAATTCTACGTTTAGTACCTTCTATAATTCGCTGTCTTAAGTCGGTAACGCCTTCTTCTTTCAGCTCGTTTAGTCCACTTATCATTACCAATCCATTAAGTACCGCTACCCCAAAAAGTACAATAAAACCTACCCCTGCGGAAATGCTAAAAGGCATATCCCGAAGCCATAGGGCGAACACACCACCTATTGTCGCCATTGGTATGGCCAGATAAATCATCAAGGTCTGCGGAAAGGATTTTAGCGCGAAATAAATCAAGATAAAAATTAGTATTAAGGCAATGGGGACAACCGTTTGCAACCGATTACTGGCACGTTCAAGATTCTCGAATGCACCGCCATAGCGAATATAATATCCTGGGGGCAGGTCGAGTTGAGCGTCCAACTTTGCCTGAATTTCTTCGACAACAGATTTAACATCACGGTCACGTATATTAATGCCTACGTATGTTCTACGATTTGTATTGTCACGGCTTATTTGCATTGGACCGGGTTCGTAGCTCACATCTGCAATTTCCCGTAGCGGGATTTGCGAACCGTTCGGAAGATTTATGAACAGGTTTTGGATATCTGCAATACTTTCCCGATTTTCTTTTTGTAGGCGAACGACCAAATCGAACCGCTTTTCGCCCTCGAAAATAACACCTGCTTTTCCACCTGCAAACGCTGCTTGTAACACACTATTAAGCTGGTTAATTTCCAGTCCGTATTGCGCGAGCTTGTTACGATTATAGTTAACCCTAATTTGCGGAAGGCCATCGGTTGCCTCTACTTTCATATCTGCAACACCAGGAACGGTCGCAATAATTTTGCCCATTTCCTCAGCCTTACTTGCGAGAACATCCAAATCTTCCCCGAATAACTTGATAGCGACATCTTCACGAACGCCAGTAAGCAGTTCGTTGAATCGCATTTCTATTGGTTGCGTAAACTCAAAATTGACACCCTGAACGATACTAATGGCATCCTTCATTTTTT contains:
- a CDS encoding CusA/CzcA family heavy metal efflux RND transporter, which encodes MINKIIDFSINNKFIIGLLTLALIGAGIYCMTQVPIDAVPDITNNQVQVITQSPNLGTEDIEQFVTYPVEVAMSNLPNVKEIRSISRFGLSVVTIVFDDDVGTYLPRQLVAEKLTEVQEQIPMGFGKPSMGPISTGLGEIYQYTLEVDEEHQGEYSATELRTIQDWIVRRQMAMVTGVVEVNAFGGNKKQYEVSVDPDELRAIGITISDVFSALENNNQNTGGAYIERNHQANFIRGEGLARTVSDIENMVVKTVNGIPIKIKDVGNVTMGSAVRYGALTKDGKGEAVGGMILMLKGANSNEVIENVTQRMEQIQQSLPDGVSIKPFLDRSELIAETTGTVTGNLLEGGLIVIFVLVLLLGNWRGGLIVASTIPLSLLFAFILMYIFDVWANLMSLGAIDFGIIVDGAVIIVESTVFLMYSYVVKKKAVSSETRDEIAAKSSKKMMNAAFFGQLIILIVFLPILALEGVEGKMFQPMALTFIFAMIGAMLLCLTYVPMISALFLRPPKSEKQSYGDKFVHWIERKYEPLLTKSLVKGKVIIGIAVALFVVAIFAFTKMGGEFIPQLDEGDIAFHAILKPGSSLTETIETTTKIERIVKAEFPEVETIISRIGVADVPTDPMPMDIADVFVILKPSDEWTSAESKDELLEKMKDAISIVQGVNFEFTQPIEMRFNELLTGVREDVAIKLFGEDLDVLASKAEEMGKIIATVPGVADMKVEATDGLPQIRVNYNRNKLAQYGLEINQLNSVLQAAFAGGKAGVIFEGEKRFDLVVRLQKENRESIADIQNLFINLPNGSQIPLREIADVSYEPGPMQISRDNTNRRTYVGINIRDRDVKSVVEEIQAKLDAQLDLPPGYYIRYGGAFENLERASNRLQTVVPIALILIFILIYFALKSFPQTLMIYLAIPMATIGGVFALWLRDMPFSISAGVGFIVLFGVAVLNGLVMISGLNELKEEGVTDLRQRIIEGTKRRIRPIMLTALTDILGFLPMAISASAGAEVQRPLATVVIGGLLTSTLLTLFILPIFYQWVEKRSERKMKVNPKFVTATAVVCLLFTSTFAKAQEVPQNNSLPVISLEKAVEVSKKNYPLLKTKQLEIQRQTVQKGTAYDFGNTQVFTGGEEISDSQGIYTLVGLGQQNINLFGIGAKKRLQKQRIALAETALELSELQVEREVKKAWSQAYQQRQKFELYRELDSIYSQFEKAIQLNFEVEAISRLEYSSATNQALQISNKLQQVESDYAIALQKLNLWLVSDTYYSVPETLEGSEVAILGMDTDFGKHPELQLSQKRINEAEANYEAARSDLMPNFNLQGGLQRVNGNNGFYSYQAGISIPLFSGVVRSQAKASKIDNEIARANADFTKRQLQSEYQQAIQAYQKWESSWAFYSDKALPLAEEQRKGALLAYKEGAVDYAAFTQIIRDAIQTEMDALDALDNYLKSVFELQYFKQ